A region of Solibacillus isronensis DNA encodes the following proteins:
- a CDS encoding GNAT family N-acetyltransferase, with product MEVSLCKATLDDAAKLHEIQVKAFMPLLEKYQDYDTNPANESLERVITRFKQPFTDYYLIKNLEDTIGGIRIVKMSNKSYRVSPIFILPEHQGKGIAQKVFEIVENIYQDARLWELDTIMQEEGLCHLYEKLGYKKTGKSKIINEKITIIFYEKSQII from the coding sequence ATGGAAGTCTCATTATGTAAAGCAACTTTAGATGACGCGGCTAAGCTTCATGAGATACAAGTGAAAGCATTTATGCCTTTACTAGAGAAATACCAGGACTACGATACGAACCCAGCTAATGAATCTTTAGAAAGAGTTATTACTCGATTCAAGCAACCATTTACAGATTATTATTTAATTAAAAATCTAGAAGATACTATTGGTGGCATTAGAATTGTAAAAATGAGTAATAAATCTTATCGTGTCAGCCCTATATTTATTTTGCCAGAGCATCAAGGAAAGGGAATTGCTCAAAAAGTCTTTGAAATAGTAGAGAATATATATCAAGACGCAAGATTATGGGAGTTGGACACCATTATGCAGGAAGAAGGGCTTTGTCACCTCTATGAAAAGTTAGGTTATAAAAAAACAGGTAAATCCAAAATAATAAACGAAAAGATAACAATAATTTTTTATGAAAAATCTCAAATCATTTAA
- a CDS encoding GNAT family N-acetyltransferase gives MIKQFDIRLSKNAEKLLEIQMPSYKVEAEIIGYDDIPPLKDTVNTLKQCGETFFGYYINEELCAAISVKVIDNEVDIHRLIVHPDHFRKGIAQKLLTFIERQFDKRIIIVATGSKNKPAITLYKKNGFRITKEVQVNEHLSLTYFEKKLLSD, from the coding sequence ATGATAAAACAATTTGATATTCGTCTTTCAAAAAATGCAGAAAAACTCTTAGAGATTCAAATGCCATCTTATAAAGTAGAAGCAGAAATTATCGGTTATGATGATATTCCACCATTGAAAGATACAGTAAATACTTTAAAACAATGTGGAGAAACTTTCTTCGGCTACTATATAAATGAAGAACTATGCGCGGCCATATCGGTGAAAGTTATCGATAATGAAGTAGACATACATAGATTAATCGTTCATCCGGACCATTTCCGGAAAGGGATCGCACAGAAACTGTTAACTTTTATTGAAAGGCAGTTCGATAAAAGGATAATCATAGTCGCAACTGGCTCCAAAAATAAGCCAGCAATTACGCTTTATAAGAAGAATGGATTTCGGATAACGAAGGAAGTCCAAGTAAATGAACATTTATCCTTAACTTACTTTGAGAAGAAATTATTATCTGATTGA
- a CDS encoding SRPBCC family protein has protein sequence MPIIIHKQFVNAPIEVCFDLARNVDIHIKTTAKTKEKAVGGVTHGLLNEGDSVTWEATHFGIKQKLTAKVTHMQQPTIFVDIMVKGAFKSFTHTHKFVEEKDGTLMIDIFEYKSPFGPLGSIADKLFLYRYMESFIINRAAELKKLAEINE, from the coding sequence ATGCCGATTATTATCCACAAGCAGTTTGTAAATGCACCAATAGAAGTATGTTTTGACCTTGCCAGAAACGTCGACATTCATATAAAGACGACGGCGAAAACGAAGGAAAAGGCTGTTGGTGGGGTAACACATGGTTTATTAAATGAGGGTGACTCCGTTACTTGGGAAGCAACTCACTTCGGTATTAAACAAAAACTGACGGCAAAGGTAACGCATATGCAACAACCAACTATATTTGTGGACATAATGGTGAAAGGCGCATTTAAATCATTTACCCATACTCACAAATTTGTAGAAGAAAAAGACGGCACTTTAATGATCGATATATTTGAATATAAGTCGCCATTTGGTCCATTAGGAAGTATCGCTGACAAATTGTTTTTGTACAGATATATGGAAAGCTTCATTATAAATCGAGCAGCAGAATTGAAAAAGCTTGCAGAAATTAATGAATAA
- a CDS encoding alpha/beta hydrolase — protein MALDSQAKFLLEQMAAAGAPPMSSLSPEDARLTTDFSALAGIPETVGKVENRTIPGPEGEIPVRIYTPEGEGPFPSLVFYHGGGWVIGDLDTVDVPCRLLTNRANCVVVSVDYRLAPEHKFPAAADDAYAAAKWVVENGPSIQVDPSRVAVGGDSAGGNLAAVVALMARDNNEFELAYQLLIYPVTNHSYETVSYSDNADGYLLTKDSMVWFWNHYLRDEEDGKNPYASPLLAAELSSLPPALVITAEFDPLRDEGEAYAQRLKEAGVQVETTRYNGMIHGFFWMPGTLEQGMQAVNQAAEALNRAFTKEEKVL, from the coding sequence ATGGCACTTGATTCTCAAGCGAAGTTTCTTTTAGAGCAAATGGCGGCAGCGGGCGCACCGCCGATGAGTTCCCTGAGCCCGGAGGATGCAAGGTTAACAACGGATTTCAGTGCATTAGCAGGAATACCTGAAACTGTGGGCAAGGTGGAGAATCGGACAATTCCTGGGCCAGAAGGTGAAATTCCTGTTCGTATTTATACGCCTGAGGGTGAGGGACCTTTCCCATCACTCGTTTTTTACCACGGAGGTGGCTGGGTAATTGGGGATCTTGATACTGTCGATGTTCCATGCCGACTGTTAACTAATCGTGCGAACTGTGTTGTCGTATCTGTGGATTACCGATTAGCACCAGAGCATAAATTTCCAGCGGCTGCGGATGATGCATACGCTGCTGCAAAATGGGTAGTTGAAAATGGGCCATCCATTCAGGTAGACCCTAGCCGTGTAGCGGTTGGCGGCGACAGTGCGGGCGGCAATCTGGCAGCGGTCGTTGCTTTAATGGCCCGTGATAACAATGAATTCGAATTAGCGTACCAATTGTTAATCTATCCTGTTACGAACCATTCCTATGAAACAGTGTCTTATAGCGACAATGCAGATGGCTATCTGTTAACGAAAGATAGTATGGTCTGGTTTTGGAATCATTATTTACGTGATGAAGAAGACGGGAAAAATCCGTATGCTTCGCCACTACTCGCAGCGGAATTAAGCAGCTTACCTCCTGCACTGGTCATTACAGCGGAATTCGATCCATTACGTGATGAGGGAGAGGCCTATGCTCAACGTTTGAAAGAAGCGGGAGTACAAGTAGAAACAACTCGCTATAATGGAATGATTCATGGCTTTTTCTGGATGCCAGGTACTTTAGAACAAGGGATGCAAGCTGTGAACCAAGCAGCAGAAGCGTTAAATCGTGCCTTCACAAAGGAAGAAAAAGTTTTATAA
- a CDS encoding DMT family transporter, giving the protein MKLIIAFLALIGGSAVAIQSQINALFSKKVGVLESATVSFMVGAIALFFLAFFFGKGNFLNVFTVPKWQLIGGLLGAFFIVINIFSVNLIGVAATFMAVIIGQILVGAIIDHFGLFGGVTYPMNMTKFIALALMFVGIYLFNKA; this is encoded by the coding sequence ATGAAATTGATAATTGCTTTTTTAGCGTTGATCGGCGGTTCGGCAGTTGCAATACAAAGTCAAATCAATGCTTTATTTAGTAAGAAAGTAGGCGTATTGGAAAGCGCAACCGTTTCTTTTATGGTAGGGGCGATTGCCTTGTTCTTTTTAGCTTTCTTCTTCGGGAAAGGGAATTTTTTAAATGTATTTACTGTTCCAAAATGGCAGTTAATCGGGGGATTATTAGGCGCATTCTTTATTGTCATTAATATCTTTTCTGTAAATTTAATTGGAGTTGCCGCTACCTTTATGGCAGTTATCATTGGTCAGATTTTAGTAGGTGCAATTATTGATCACTTTGGACTTTTTGGTGGGGTTACCTATCCAATGAATATGACTAAATTCATTGCCCTTGCTTTAATGTTTGTCGGGATTTATTTGTTTAATAAAGCTTAA
- a CDS encoding HIT family protein → MKKITLSNGKIVEVKCLSCALTTGLIEPDGGVVYETKYFHAHQDVAYPIKGLIILASKRHIKSFDELTEEEKLDYIQALTRIRQAQREVLNIEYVYYFYNEDTTHHFHTWMVPRYEWMYEFGRSVESVRPTLLHARNHMNDSKNKEEVMTAIDLLKKELNK, encoded by the coding sequence ATTAAGAAAATAACATTATCAAATGGGAAAATTGTTGAGGTTAAATGTTTAAGTTGTGCATTAACAACTGGTTTGATAGAACCTGATGGCGGAGTTGTATATGAAACGAAGTATTTTCACGCCCATCAAGATGTAGCTTATCCAATCAAGGGGTTAATCATATTAGCTTCTAAAAGACATATCAAGTCTTTTGATGAATTAACTGAAGAGGAAAAATTAGATTATATTCAGGCGTTAACCAGAATAAGACAGGCTCAAAGAGAAGTATTGAATATCGAGTACGTCTATTACTTTTATAATGAAGATACTACACACCATTTCCATACTTGGATGGTTCCAAGATATGAGTGGATGTATGAGTTTGGCCGCTCAGTCGAGTCCGTTAGACCGACGCTACTTCATGCCCGCAACCATATGAATGATTCTAAAAATAAAGAAGAAGTAATGACAGCAATCGACTTATTAAAAAAAGAATTAAATAAATGA
- a CDS encoding D-glycero-alpha-D-manno-heptose-1,7-bisphosphate 7-phosphatase yields MKRAVFLDRDGVINEVLTKRVKFVNEPKQFYFLPGAEEAIKSLNEHFDYVFVVTNQGGIGLGFMKEKQLQKVHDYMVAQLKKKGATIHEVAYCPHKPKSGCECRKPNSKMILDLGDKYNIDLDKSYMVGDTDTDIQAGKKAGTKAVFIGDSDPLADAVFPNLKEAAQWIIRDIKNE; encoded by the coding sequence TTGAAAAGAGCAGTGTTTTTAGATCGAGATGGTGTAATTAATGAAGTGCTGACTAAGCGAGTGAAATTTGTAAATGAACCGAAGCAATTTTATTTTTTACCTGGAGCAGAAGAAGCCATAAAAAGCTTAAATGAGCATTTTGACTATGTGTTTGTCGTAACGAATCAGGGTGGAATTGGATTAGGTTTTATGAAGGAAAAGCAGTTACAGAAAGTTCATGACTACATGGTAGCCCAACTGAAGAAAAAAGGAGCAACGATTCATGAGGTTGCCTATTGTCCTCATAAACCAAAGTCTGGCTGTGAATGCAGAAAACCAAATAGCAAAATGATTTTAGATTTAGGTGATAAATACAACATTGATTTAGATAAATCCTATATGGTTGGTGATACGGATACAGATATTCAGGCAGGTAAAAAAGCCGGGACAAAAGCCGTTTTTATTGGTGATAGTGATCCATTGGCAGATGCAGTGTTTCCCAATTTAAAAGAAGCAGCACAATGGATTATTCGTGATATAAAAAATGAGTAG
- a CDS encoding phosphotransferase: protein MNGTQILNIFDFDVEEEPVSIYPYSPVYRVKYGDQDVVVKRTQSRAESVMSYTNMLKDKGINVVTPVKLQVDNPQKYEDINFVVYPFIEGEKYSGKDNEIYEAGKMLGQIHSYSHVSNEYNLLEYDVYDFNKEEVEEGMEAIILHAEKAGIRIDPGLKTKLLGSVANQQELYDAGLPHVATPHDFKANNLVLIPEPYLIDPDNAGWIPRIFDLALALLLFHNEHEEAPDRVFTIDEWEIFLSGYKESIVLTNQEKVFWEKAKQHVFLDEVMWLMAEYEEDWQKSSQQKLFMSLIHFMIDSANYRL from the coding sequence ATGAATGGAACCCAAATCTTAAATATATTTGATTTTGATGTGGAAGAAGAGCCTGTAAGCATTTATCCATATTCACCAGTATACCGAGTGAAGTATGGCGATCAGGATGTTGTTGTAAAACGAACGCAAAGCAGGGCAGAAAGTGTAATGTCTTATACTAACATGCTGAAAGATAAGGGGATAAATGTTGTAACGCCAGTTAAGTTACAAGTTGATAATCCGCAAAAATATGAAGATATAAATTTTGTGGTTTATCCATTTATTGAAGGTGAGAAATACTCAGGCAAAGACAATGAAATTTATGAAGCTGGTAAAATGTTGGGACAGATTCACAGCTATTCACATGTTTCAAATGAATATAATCTTCTTGAATACGATGTCTATGATTTTAATAAAGAAGAAGTGGAAGAGGGTATGGAGGCAATTATCCTACATGCAGAAAAAGCTGGAATTAGAATTGACCCAGGATTAAAAACAAAGTTACTAGGAAGTGTTGCGAATCAACAGGAACTTTACGATGCTGGATTGCCGCATGTTGCAACACCTCATGATTTTAAAGCAAATAATTTAGTTTTAATCCCGGAGCCGTATTTGATTGATCCGGATAATGCTGGTTGGATACCAAGAATTTTTGACCTGGCACTTGCATTACTGCTCTTTCATAATGAGCATGAAGAAGCCCCGGATCGGGTTTTTACAATAGATGAATGGGAAATCTTTTTATCGGGATATAAAGAATCTATTGTTTTAACCAATCAAGAAAAAGTGTTTTGGGAAAAGGCGAAACAACACGTCTTTCTAGATGAAGTAATGTGGTTAATGGCAGAGTATGAAGAAGACTGGCAAAAATCCTCTCAACAAAAATTATTTATGAGCTTAATTCATTTTATGATAGATAGTGCTAACTATAGACTCTAA
- a CDS encoding flavin-containing monooxygenase, whose product MRITNEHQVETVHVDAVVIGAGFSGLYMLYRLREAGLSTKVYETGDGVGGTWYWNRYPGARCDSESICYNYTFSEELYKEWSWSSRFPEQPEILKYLNFVADKFDLRPGIQFNTRVTSASFDEETNRWDIKTDQGDQVSAKYFITGVGCISTANIPNIKGMDNFEGELYHTGHWPHEKVDFTGKRVGVVGTGSSGIQSIPVIAKEAKHLTVFQRTPQYSVPAKNHPYTAEFLEKSKENYHSMRELMRNSVGGMALKYGENSVLDHTPEQRREFLEAAWEKGGWAVLSAYNDLLTNEEGNLLVAEFVRSKIREIVKDPETAEKLLPDHYYGTKRAIIDTDYFETYNRENVRLVDVKKARIEEITSNGIRTEDGEYELDVIVFATGFDGMTGSLFKIDIRGRDNVALKEKWENGAKTKTYLGLTTAGFPNLFMLTGPESPSVLGNMPAAIEQHVEWVMDCIEHLRNNEIEVFEAKTESEEKWSQHCRELADSTLYTKTESWYTGANIEGKAKGFPIYVGGYNVYRKICDDVAINGYDGFTLDSGKANKVI is encoded by the coding sequence ATGAGAATCACTAATGAACATCAAGTAGAAACTGTTCATGTTGATGCGGTCGTTATTGGGGCAGGCTTTTCAGGATTGTACATGCTCTACCGGTTAAGGGAGGCAGGGTTATCTACAAAAGTGTACGAGACGGGTGACGGTGTTGGTGGTACATGGTACTGGAATCGATATCCAGGGGCACGTTGTGACTCAGAAAGTATCTGCTATAACTATACTTTCTCGGAGGAGCTATATAAAGAATGGTCCTGGTCTTCACGATTCCCTGAGCAGCCTGAAATATTAAAGTACTTAAATTTCGTGGCGGATAAGTTTGACCTACGTCCTGGTATTCAATTTAATACGCGTGTTACCTCAGCAAGCTTTGATGAAGAAACTAATAGATGGGACATAAAAACCGATCAAGGAGACCAAGTATCGGCTAAATACTTCATCACAGGTGTAGGGTGCATATCGACAGCTAACATCCCAAATATTAAAGGAATGGATAACTTTGAAGGTGAGTTGTATCATACTGGTCACTGGCCTCATGAAAAGGTAGATTTCACAGGAAAACGAGTCGGTGTGGTCGGAACTGGTTCAAGTGGTATTCAGTCAATACCGGTTATTGCAAAAGAGGCAAAACATCTGACGGTTTTCCAACGTACACCGCAATATAGTGTTCCGGCAAAAAACCATCCTTATACGGCAGAGTTTCTAGAAAAATCAAAAGAAAACTATCATAGCATGAGAGAGCTAATGCGTAATTCCGTAGGGGGTATGGCACTCAAATATGGTGAAAATTCCGTTTTAGATCACACGCCTGAACAACGCCGTGAATTTCTTGAAGCGGCATGGGAAAAGGGCGGATGGGCTGTTTTGTCCGCATATAATGACCTCCTTACAAATGAAGAAGGAAACTTGCTTGTTGCTGAATTTGTACGTTCGAAAATCCGAGAGATTGTTAAAGATCCGGAAACAGCCGAAAAACTATTACCAGATCATTATTACGGAACAAAACGAGCAATTATTGATACAGACTACTTTGAAACATACAACCGCGAAAATGTACGTTTAGTAGATGTGAAGAAAGCACGAATTGAAGAAATTACATCGAATGGCATTCGGACAGAAGATGGTGAGTATGAATTAGATGTAATCGTTTTTGCTACTGGTTTTGATGGAATGACAGGGTCTCTGTTTAAAATTGACATCAGAGGCCGAGATAATGTGGCATTAAAAGAAAAATGGGAAAATGGTGCCAAGACTAAAACATATCTTGGTTTAACAACAGCAGGATTTCCAAACCTATTTATGCTTACTGGTCCAGAAAGCCCTTCTGTTTTAGGGAATATGCCAGCAGCTATTGAACAACATGTGGAGTGGGTAATGGATTGTATCGAACATCTCCGGAACAATGAGATAGAAGTATTTGAAGCAAAAACAGAATCCGAGGAAAAGTGGAGTCAGCATTGCAGAGAGCTGGCGGATTCAACACTTTATACGAAGACAGAATCTTGGTATACGGGTGCAAATATTGAAGGGAAGGCAAAAGGTTTCCCAATCTATGTAGGCGGATATAATGTATATCGTAAAATCTGCGACGATGTAGCAATAAATGGCTACGATGGATTTACTTTAGATTCTGGTAAAGCAAACAAAGTGATTTAA
- a CDS encoding helicase, with protein sequence MRIYPDCPVITKTIEVGGLSKAELIQKLQQSSISLNEYGVKLLFDDRFTTTETTYSLEIVELSVRDLGFPYGATLPEIFRQANELGLQLCPPELGPYLRLEYADQVEGNSGNLSQKNEAPSGSVTIASEIISDEESFPKGFYVRKVDGVLWLRGYVADNLHVWNPDNRFIFKLDNEY encoded by the coding sequence ATGCGAATATATCCTGATTGTCCTGTTATTACAAAAACAATTGAAGTCGGAGGGCTATCGAAAGCCGAACTTATTCAAAAACTGCAACAATCTTCTATTTCATTGAACGAATATGGTGTAAAATTATTATTTGATGATCGGTTTACTACTACCGAAACAACTTATAGCTTGGAAATAGTTGAACTGTCAGTTAGGGACCTTGGCTTTCCATATGGCGCAACATTACCTGAAATCTTTAGACAAGCGAACGAACTGGGCTTGCAGTTATGTCCACCTGAGCTGGGACCTTACCTACGACTTGAATATGCAGATCAAGTTGAGGGGAATTCAGGGAATCTTTCACAAAAAAATGAGGCGCCCTCTGGATCAGTCACCATTGCATCAGAAATAATTAGTGATGAAGAAAGTTTTCCAAAAGGATTTTATGTTAGAAAAGTTGATGGCGTATTATGGCTGCGCGGATATGTAGCTGACAACTTGCATGTGTGGAATCCCGATAACCGGTTTATTTTTAAATTAGACAATGAGTATTAA
- a CDS encoding DUF5694 domain-containing protein → MEILLVGTFHLADTSDLNTLSEKDKSKYSDSDFEQLAIDLAKFQADQVFVEYPIHLQEHLTSIYSSAEVDEINEAFKKNEIYQIGFRLAKMLGHDAIYAVDWNEQPEESIDLSLVAEGKSKAVFDEIMGRMKMVLEKLSTIIQQGDIIELYKHINSYENIVNDHQVYLDFMQLDDEIAFEWVTKYWYYRNLRIVRNIKKSILPETKRAVILYGSGHNYLLKQQLEDDKAIKVIQYGDWSE, encoded by the coding sequence ATGGAAATTCTATTAGTTGGAACGTTTCACCTAGCCGATACATCCGACTTGAACACATTATCGGAAAAGGACAAAAGTAAATATAGCGATAGCGATTTTGAACAGTTGGCTATTGATCTTGCAAAGTTCCAAGCGGATCAAGTCTTTGTTGAATATCCAATTCATCTACAAGAACATCTAACTTCAATTTATAGCTCGGCAGAAGTAGATGAAATAAATGAAGCATTTAAGAAAAATGAGATTTACCAAATTGGATTCCGGTTAGCTAAAATGCTTGGACATGATGCCATTTATGCAGTGGATTGGAACGAGCAGCCGGAAGAGTCGATCGATTTAAGCCTCGTTGCAGAAGGAAAATCAAAGGCAGTGTTCGATGAAATAATGGGGCGTATGAAAATGGTGCTTGAGAAGCTCTCCACTATAATTCAGCAAGGGGATATTATTGAACTGTACAAACACATAAATTCATATGAAAACATAGTAAATGATCATCAAGTATATTTGGATTTTATGCAGCTCGATGATGAAATTGCATTTGAATGGGTAACGAAATATTGGTATTACCGTAATTTAAGAATCGTTCGTAATATTAAAAAATCCATTCTTCCTGAAACAAAGCGGGCTGTTATTTTATATGGAAGTGGTCATAACTACCTGCTTAAACAACAGTTGGAAGATGACAAAGCAATTAAAGTCATTCAGTACGGAGATTGGTCAGAATAA
- a CDS encoding DUF421 domain-containing protein: MITAITIKIIAGFIALMVVIRFIGKKELTEVTPFDFVFIVILGGTLEEGVYDEKVKMWDVLYTIGLWTALYLLTDFLVRKFEKLRPIIKGEPSFLVNNGRLDLKELEKNKMESEQLRSLLRIQGVFSISEVKYALLEPGGQISVLKKDLSEEETGGVLTHLIIDEGQIEERVLAQIGKDKQWVIHQLKEEGYEDIKKIYYAEWSEENGLYVQTYD; the protein is encoded by the coding sequence ATGATTACAGCAATTACTATTAAAATTATTGCAGGGTTTATAGCACTTATGGTTGTTATCCGCTTTATCGGAAAAAAAGAGCTTACTGAAGTCACCCCATTCGATTTTGTATTTATCGTTATTCTCGGAGGAACTCTTGAGGAAGGTGTATACGATGAGAAAGTAAAGATGTGGGATGTCCTCTATACAATCGGACTATGGACTGCGCTATATCTTTTAACCGATTTTCTAGTCAGGAAATTTGAAAAACTGCGCCCGATTATTAAAGGAGAACCGTCTTTTCTCGTAAATAATGGGCGATTGGATCTTAAAGAATTAGAGAAAAATAAAATGGAATCCGAACAGCTACGTTCCTTGCTTCGGATACAAGGAGTTTTTTCAATTAGTGAAGTCAAATATGCCCTTTTAGAACCGGGTGGGCAAATTAGCGTATTGAAAAAGGATTTATCCGAGGAAGAAACAGGTGGTGTGTTAACTCACTTGATTATCGATGAAGGGCAGATTGAAGAAAGAGTTCTGGCACAAATCGGGAAAGATAAGCAATGGGTCATTCATCAATTAAAAGAAGAAGGCTATGAAGATATTAAGAAAATCTATTATGCGGAATGGTCTGAGGAAAATGGACTTTATGTTCAGACTTATGATTAA
- a CDS encoding DUF4179 domain-containing protein has protein sequence MIDIPKDKLRQGRINAFTKLKKERRRKKQWQGITAVAIIFLSFLLTVRVSPTIASYAAKIPGLSVIVELVQENEGIKDAIANEYYEELGILVQDKDVTITLQGAIIDEYGIMLMYDFDYPTEKSDHHNYSVNIYQGDQLLENSVTYGTMDGLDEPVAHSNHLLEMTLDQPLDTTNPNFRVEFEMRDGDKQTISIPFSLEKPIAKAKVIEPNSTITAQGQRLTINKIIRTPLRIHIEVNPDPSNTMQIVELDNISLELKNGSKRELIRNGLVGSGSFREGKYTFYLQSNYFYDSDEIIVHIGEIQAVPKGEDYIEVDFTTKEVLFKPDFIDWDIKVVGNDVYLNAPVKDDQGRQHLFPAEKEDGTSLESEGSSFSMSPHEGYNYREYYEPYNGRAKLWINYIDNPIATDVELKIDLTQ, from the coding sequence ATGATTGACATTCCAAAAGATAAGCTACGCCAAGGACGTATTAATGCATTTACAAAACTAAAAAAAGAACGACGTAGAAAGAAACAGTGGCAGGGAATCACTGCAGTAGCTATCATCTTCTTAAGTTTTTTGCTAACGGTCCGTGTCTCACCTACGATTGCTAGCTATGCCGCTAAAATCCCGGGGCTAAGTGTTATCGTCGAGCTCGTGCAGGAAAATGAGGGGATAAAAGATGCCATCGCCAATGAATACTACGAGGAGCTTGGCATACTTGTGCAAGACAAGGACGTTACGATTACACTTCAAGGTGCGATTATCGATGAATACGGTATTATGCTAATGTATGATTTTGATTACCCGACGGAAAAAAGCGATCATCATAACTATTCTGTAAACATTTACCAAGGTGACCAACTGCTTGAAAACAGCGTAACTTATGGGACGATGGACGGTCTAGACGAGCCGGTTGCGCACAGTAATCATTTGCTTGAAATGACACTCGATCAACCGCTTGATACGACAAATCCTAATTTCCGTGTCGAATTTGAAATGAGAGATGGTGATAAACAAACTATCTCGATCCCATTCTCACTAGAAAAACCGATTGCTAAAGCCAAAGTAATAGAACCGAACTCAACGATTACTGCACAAGGTCAACGCCTGACAATCAATAAAATCATTCGGACACCACTACGCATTCATATAGAAGTAAATCCAGATCCATCGAATACGATGCAAATTGTCGAACTCGATAACATCTCACTGGAGCTTAAAAACGGTAGTAAACGTGAGCTTATTCGCAATGGTTTAGTTGGTAGTGGTTCGTTCCGAGAAGGTAAGTACACGTTTTATTTACAAAGCAACTACTTCTATGATTCAGATGAAATCATCGTCCATATTGGTGAAATTCAAGCTGTTCCAAAAGGCGAAGATTATATCGAAGTTGACTTCACAACAAAGGAAGTTCTTTTCAAACCAGACTTCATTGACTGGGATATTAAAGTTGTCGGCAACGATGTGTACCTAAACGCACCAGTCAAGGACGACCAAGGCCGCCAGCACTTGTTTCCTGCTGAAAAAGAGGATGGTACGTCACTTGAATCTGAAGGAAGCAGTTTTTCTATGTCTCCACATGAAGGTTATAATTATAGAGAGTACTACGAGCCTTATAATGGCAGAGCAAAACTGTGGATCAACTACATTGATAACCCGATAGCAACGGATGTTGAACTTAAAATAGATTTGACTCAATAA
- a CDS encoding PadR family transcriptional regulator: protein MIPLLILGLLIQNPGAHGYELLSLMEKRHYKYIVNFTKGSFYYNLKQLEEKGLIEETHQIRPFNNRDIHTFEITSLGIEEFNKLMDKYGTKSEYVNLQFYGALLFADEFDKNKLLELIQSQIDQTEARIALLDEYLANTKQLPGKIDYFRRMNENSRSHHLVNLNWFKELKRDIENKG, encoded by the coding sequence TTGATTCCTTTACTTATCCTTGGTTTACTGATTCAAAACCCTGGGGCTCATGGATATGAACTGTTAAGCTTAATGGAAAAACGACATTATAAATATATCGTTAACTTTACTAAAGGTTCATTTTATTACAATTTGAAACAACTTGAAGAAAAAGGCTTGATTGAAGAAACACATCAAATAAGGCCATTCAATAATCGTGATATTCATACCTTTGAAATCACGTCTTTAGGAATAGAAGAATTCAATAAATTAATGGACAAATACGGGACTAAATCTGAATATGTAAACTTACAATTTTACGGGGCATTACTCTTTGCAGATGAATTCGATAAAAATAAATTATTAGAATTAATTCAATCACAAATTGATCAAACTGAAGCCAGGATTGCTCTTCTCGATGAATACCTGGCTAACACTAAACAATTACCTGGTAAAATCGATTATTTTCGTCGCATGAACGAAAATTCTCGTTCTCACCATCTAGTAAATTTAAATTGGTTTAAAGAATTGAAGCGAGACATAGAAAACAAGGGATGA